One Staphylococcus ratti DNA segment encodes these proteins:
- the nhaC gene encoding Na+/H+ antiporter NhaC, with protein sequence MKRQPTLLDSVSTIVVMMVVVCVGFLFFKIPVQPLLIIASAYAAFIAWRVGLRWKDLEEGITERLATAMPALFIILSVGIIVGTWMYSGTVPGLIYYGLKFLSPQFFLVSAFLISAVCSVATGTAWGSASTAGIALIAIAIQMDIPAGMAAGAIISGAVFGDKMSPLSDTTNLAALVTRVNIFNHIKHMIWTTIPASLIGIVIWHIASMGLAHQANTKNIQNLLNDIDLMYHINIFIWIPALVIIICLALKMATVPAMLISSASAIIVGAVNHGFKIQDGFKATFKVFTPDMLLTKTDALSKNALTLIEQGGIMSMTQIIVTIFCGYAFAGIVEKAGCLDVLLESISSKINHRGSLILVTVIGTLTMVLAAGVASIAIIMVGVLLMDMYNKMGYDRVNLSRTLEDSGTMVLPLIPWGTSGVYYTQQLGVEVSEFFIWAIPCYLCIIIALFYGFTGISIKKTKQKMKVSHRYGKL encoded by the coding sequence ATGAAACGTCAACCTACTTTGTTAGATTCTGTATCAACGATTGTTGTGATGATGGTCGTCGTTTGTGTAGGGTTTCTCTTTTTTAAAATACCTGTACAACCTTTACTGATTATTGCTTCAGCATATGCCGCTTTTATTGCATGGCGAGTGGGCTTACGATGGAAAGATCTTGAAGAGGGGATTACAGAACGCTTAGCTACAGCAATGCCAGCGCTTTTTATTATACTTTCAGTTGGGATTATTGTAGGAACTTGGATGTATTCAGGCACCGTTCCGGGCTTGATTTATTATGGCTTGAAATTTTTAAGCCCACAATTTTTCTTAGTCTCTGCCTTTTTAATTTCAGCGGTATGTTCAGTGGCCACTGGTACAGCATGGGGTTCTGCATCTACGGCGGGTATCGCGTTAATTGCGATTGCGATACAAATGGACATTCCAGCCGGTATGGCAGCAGGTGCAATTATTTCAGGCGCTGTGTTTGGTGACAAAATGTCACCATTATCTGATACAACCAATTTGGCTGCCCTTGTGACGAGAGTGAACATTTTTAATCATATTAAACATATGATTTGGACAACGATTCCAGCATCATTAATTGGTATTGTGATTTGGCATATTGCTTCAATGGGATTAGCGCATCAAGCGAACACTAAAAATATCCAAAATTTGTTAAATGATATAGATTTGATGTATCATATTAACATTTTCATTTGGATTCCTGCACTTGTGATTATTATATGTTTGGCTTTGAAAATGGCTACTGTCCCAGCGATGTTAATTTCAAGTGCTTCTGCGATTATAGTAGGGGCAGTTAACCACGGTTTTAAAATTCAAGATGGATTTAAAGCAACATTTAAAGTTTTTACACCAGATATGTTACTCACTAAAACGGATGCGCTTTCTAAAAATGCATTAACCCTTATTGAACAAGGGGGCATTATGAGCATGACTCAAATTATCGTCACGATTTTTTGTGGTTATGCATTTGCGGGAATTGTTGAGAAGGCAGGCTGTTTAGACGTATTATTAGAATCAATATCTAGTAAGATTAACCATAGAGGTTCATTGATATTAGTAACAGTTATTGGAACGTTAACAATGGTACTTGCGGCAGGCGTAGCTTCTATTGCGATTATTATGGTGGGTGTATTGCTAATGGATATGTACAATAAAATGGGTTACGATCGCGTAAATTTATCGCGTACACTTGAAGATTCAGGGACAATGGTGTTGCCATTAATTCCATGGGGGACATCAGGAGTTTACTATACACAACAATTAGGCGTAGAAGTAAGTGAATTTTTCATTTGGGCAATTCCTTGTTATTTATGTATTATTATCGCATTATTTTATGGTTTCACAGGTATCAGTATTAAAAAAACCAAGCAGAAAATGAAGGTGTCACACCGATACGGTAAGCTGTGA
- a CDS encoding acyl-CoA dehydrogenase family protein has protein sequence MQSVLIQSDIQREWVKKLESQREMFESCAHQNDQTATFPYKNIQWLIDSGYTQLTLPKAYGGGGATIEDMVILQTVLGSIDGATALSIGWHMGLIGELFEKQSWDSKLLNQLADDVKKGALINRAVSEAETGSPTRGGKPMTYAKRENGHYVINGVKTFTSMSPALTHILVAAHIPEQDTVGFFLVKQNDKGVTIANNWDMMGMRATESHDLILENVRVPLEHLVEVKGQASQYQNGWLLHIPSTYLGIAQAARDYAFMFAKTYQPNSIDGVIADLPVVQQNLGKMETKLLTARHMLWSTARAYQQNPTAQFIQSETNASKVVVMNEGIDVIDLAMRIVGAKSLEMSRPLQRYYRDMRAGLHNPPMEDLAFSKIAQVGIEMTKSKS, from the coding sequence ATGCAATCGGTGTTAATTCAGTCTGATATTCAAAGAGAATGGGTCAAAAAATTAGAATCGCAAAGAGAAATGTTTGAATCGTGCGCGCATCAAAATGATCAAACAGCGACATTTCCATATAAGAATATCCAATGGTTAATAGACAGTGGCTATACGCAGCTTACACTTCCAAAAGCGTATGGTGGAGGTGGCGCTACAATTGAAGATATGGTCATCCTTCAAACAGTGCTCGGTTCAATCGATGGGGCTACGGCGCTTTCTATCGGATGGCATATGGGATTAATTGGTGAGCTTTTCGAAAAACAAAGTTGGGATTCAAAGTTATTGAATCAACTGGCGGATGATGTTAAAAAGGGTGCCTTGATTAATAGGGCAGTGAGTGAAGCAGAGACAGGGAGTCCAACACGAGGCGGAAAGCCCATGACGTATGCGAAGCGTGAAAACGGACATTATGTCATTAATGGTGTAAAAACATTTACTTCTATGAGCCCGGCTTTAACACATATCCTTGTCGCGGCACACATTCCAGAACAAGACACAGTTGGTTTTTTCTTAGTGAAACAGAATGACAAAGGTGTAACAATTGCGAACAATTGGGATATGATGGGGATGCGGGCGACAGAAAGTCACGATTTAATTTTAGAAAATGTGCGTGTACCTCTTGAACATCTCGTAGAAGTAAAAGGCCAAGCATCACAATATCAAAATGGTTGGTTGTTGCATATTCCAAGTACTTATTTAGGTATTGCGCAAGCCGCAAGAGATTATGCTTTTATGTTTGCCAAAACATATCAGCCTAACAGTATTGATGGCGTGATTGCAGACTTGCCAGTTGTCCAACAAAACTTAGGAAAAATGGAGACAAAGTTACTAACAGCGAGACATATGTTATGGAGTACTGCGCGTGCATACCAACAAAACCCTACAGCACAATTCATTCAAAGCGAAACAAATGCAAGCAAAGTAGTTGTGATGAATGAAGGCATAGACGTGATTGATTTAGCTATGAGAATTGTAGGCGCGAAAAGTTTAGAAATGTCACGTCCTTTACAAAGGTATTATCGTGATATGAGAGCGGGACTGCATAATCCACCTATGGAGGATTTAGCTTTTAGCAAAATAGCCCAAGTTGGCATCGAAATGACAAAATCAAAATCGTGA
- a CDS encoding NAD/NADP-dependent octopine/nopaline dehydrogenase family protein encodes MKIAIVGSGNGAVTAAVQMMDKGHDVRLYCRNQSIHKFDQAKAKGGFQFNDEGQESFIPFTDISDDMSYVLEGAEVIMLIIPSSFIEYYAELMASYIHENQIIFFNMAAAMGSARFIKVLKELKNEVRPIFAEANTLTYGTRVDFDNAIVNLSLNVRKVYFSTFNEADLTETFKKIETLYPYIVKEESLWRTNLENGNPEVHPGPTLLNVGRIDYSGDFALYKEGITRHTVRLLHAVELERLTLGRKLGFELETAKEGRIERGYLEREDEDKSLKSLFNDSPVFSQIRGPHQVNNRYLTEDIAYGLVLWSSLGREIGVPTPNIDAIIVIASTILERDFYKEGLTIEDLGRENVGLTSY; translated from the coding sequence ATGAAAATTGCGATTGTAGGGTCAGGTAATGGCGCGGTGACAGCTGCTGTCCAAATGATGGATAAAGGGCATGACGTGCGCTTGTATTGTAGAAATCAAAGTATTCATAAGTTTGATCAAGCGAAAGCAAAGGGAGGCTTTCAATTTAATGATGAGGGACAAGAATCATTTATACCATTTACAGATATAAGTGATGATATGTCGTACGTTTTAGAGGGGGCAGAAGTGATTATGCTCATTATTCCTTCTTCATTTATCGAATATTATGCAGAATTGATGGCTTCGTATATTCATGAGAATCAAATTATCTTCTTTAATATGGCAGCAGCAATGGGCTCGGCTCGATTTATTAAAGTACTCAAAGAACTGAAAAATGAAGTGCGTCCGATTTTTGCAGAAGCGAATACGTTAACTTACGGTACGCGTGTTGACTTTGATAATGCCATTGTCAATTTATCGTTAAATGTACGCAAAGTTTATTTCTCCACTTTTAATGAGGCAGATTTAACTGAAACCTTTAAAAAAATAGAAACGTTATATCCATATATCGTTAAAGAAGAAAGTTTATGGCGAACAAATTTAGAAAATGGTAACCCAGAAGTACACCCAGGACCAACGTTATTAAATGTCGGACGTATTGATTACAGTGGTGATTTTGCTTTATATAAAGAGGGTATTACAAGACATACTGTAAGATTATTACATGCCGTTGAATTAGAACGACTCACATTAGGGCGTAAGCTCGGCTTCGAACTTGAAACAGCTAAAGAAGGACGTATCGAACGCGGTTACTTAGAACGTGAAGATGAAGATAAGTCACTTAAAAGTTTATTTAATGATAGTCCTGTGTTTTCTCAAATTCGAGGTCCACATCAAGTAAATAATCGTTATTTAACAGAGGATATCGCCTATGGTCTTGTTTTATGGTCTAGTTTAGGTCGTGAAATCGGAGTTCCAACGCCTAATATAGATGCGATTATTGTCATTGCTTCTACGATTTTGGAACGTGATTTTTATAAAGAAGGTTTAACAATTGAAGATTTAGGCCGCGAAAACGTCGGTTTAACATCCTATTAA
- a CDS encoding FAD-dependent monooxygenase produces the protein MKIGIVGAGIGGLTLAALLRGKGYDVYVFEKKTHIEEVGAGLGIGDNVLQKLGGHDLAKGLKNEGQLLETMRVRDDKGQVLSDVTFSKETTNLALLRQSLVETIASYVDIKVIHFNREVTDIKVSETGVSLDFSSSPTEHFDLVVGADGLRSKIRQTVFPDSKVLYQGYTCFRGIVDDMSQIGQVAEEYWGKKGRFGIVPLLNGKAYWFATMNAKEKDVKYLHFNKPYLQAYFNHFPEKVRTVLDKQSETDILHHDIYDLKPLKSFVYQNRVVLIGDAAHATTPNMGQGAGQAMEDAIVLANVLNKYDVLQALKRYNQLRVKHTAKVIKRSRKIGKMAQKEGSLGIKMRNKFMRTIPNQLIARQTRFLYKTKSE, from the coding sequence ATGAAAATTGGGATAGTAGGCGCTGGTATAGGAGGTCTTACACTAGCTGCTTTATTACGTGGTAAAGGATACGATGTTTATGTGTTTGAAAAAAAGACACATATAGAAGAAGTAGGTGCAGGTTTAGGTATTGGAGATAACGTACTTCAAAAATTAGGGGGCCACGATCTAGCTAAAGGGCTTAAAAATGAAGGTCAACTTTTAGAAACGATGCGTGTGCGTGACGATAAAGGTCAAGTCCTAAGTGATGTTACATTTTCTAAAGAGACGACCAATTTAGCGTTGCTCCGTCAATCTCTTGTCGAAACGATAGCGTCTTATGTTGATATAAAAGTGATTCATTTTAATCGTGAAGTGACAGATATTAAAGTGAGCGAAACCGGTGTCTCCCTCGACTTCTCTTCATCACCGACCGAGCATTTTGATCTTGTCGTAGGTGCAGATGGTTTGCGCTCTAAAATTCGCCAAACCGTGTTTCCAGATAGTAAAGTCTTGTATCAAGGTTATACATGTTTTCGTGGTATCGTGGACGATATGAGTCAAATAGGTCAAGTGGCTGAAGAATACTGGGGGAAAAAGGGAAGATTTGGAATTGTACCGTTGCTCAATGGCAAAGCGTATTGGTTTGCGACAATGAATGCTAAAGAAAAAGATGTGAAATATTTACATTTTAACAAACCATACTTACAAGCGTACTTTAATCACTTCCCTGAAAAAGTACGTACAGTACTAGATAAGCAGTCTGAAACTGACATTTTACATCATGATATTTACGATTTAAAACCATTAAAATCATTTGTTTATCAAAATCGTGTTGTATTAATAGGAGATGCTGCGCATGCTACAACACCTAATATGGGGCAAGGTGCAGGTCAAGCTATGGAAGATGCTATCGTTTTAGCTAACGTTTTAAATAAATATGACGTGCTACAAGCGCTCAAGCGTTATAATCAATTGCGCGTCAAGCATACGGCTAAAGTTATCAAACGTTCAAGAAAAATTGGCAAAATGGCGCAAAAAGAAGGAAGTTTAGGCATTAAAATGAGAAATAAGTTTATGCGCACTATACCAAATCAACTGATCGCAAGACAAACGCGATTTTTATACAAAACAAAAAGTGAATAA
- a CDS encoding DoxX family protein, producing MLLRYAANLKVAKELLEAAKPKLKNDKGLREAFESFNLSPELVRVVGAAETAAAVLFGLSIFSKRLSQLGSIITIVVLGVAIQKHFKAGHGKEGAQHAIDVVSLAGLSLADTLVSRK from the coding sequence ATGTTATTAAGATATGCAGCAAATTTAAAAGTAGCAAAAGAATTATTAGAGGCAGCTAAACCAAAATTGAAAAATGATAAAGGATTAAGAGAAGCATTTGAATCTTTTAATCTATCACCAGAACTCGTACGTGTAGTGGGGGCGGCTGAAACAGCTGCGGCAGTACTTTTCGGGTTAAGTATTTTTAGTAAACGTTTATCGCAACTAGGCTCTATTATAACGATTGTTGTTTTAGGTGTCGCAATTCAAAAACATTTTAAAGCAGGACATGGTAAAGAAGGTGCACAACATGCCATTGATGTCGTGTCTTTAGCTGGTTTAAGCTTAGCTGACACTTTAGTAAGTCGTAAATAA
- a CDS encoding CHAP domain-containing protein, which yields MKKLIATTTIATAGVAAITLAHGHEAHASEYNGGYNPNDPTSYSYSYTIDQNNQYHFTWQGNWSPSQFNGGQASYNGYTTQNNVAYTTSTSAPAQRYTTLATTSAPKLTTASNDAYTTSTSATRTVSKGTSGSNLYTAGQCTYYVFDRVGGTIGSTWGNANNWASAAASAGYTVNNTPKAGAILQTASGPFGHVAYVESVNSNGSITVSEMNYGHGPGVVTSRTISASAAASYNYIH from the coding sequence ATGAAAAAATTAATCGCTACAACTACAATCGCTACTGCAGGTGTAGCTGCAATCACTTTAGCTCATGGACATGAAGCACACGCTTCAGAATACAACGGTGGTTATAACCCAAATGATCCAACATCATATAGCTATAGCTATACAATTGACCAAAATAACCAATACCATTTTACATGGCAAGGTAATTGGTCACCATCTCAATTTAATGGTGGTCAAGCTTCATATAATGGTTACACAACTCAAAACAACGTTGCTTATACAACATCTACTTCAGCTCCGGCACAACGCTACACAACATTAGCAACTACATCAGCGCCTAAATTAACAACGGCTTCAAACGACGCATATACAACATCAACTTCAGCAACACGTACTGTTTCAAAAGGAACATCTGGTTCTAACTTGTACACTGCAGGACAATGTACATATTATGTATTTGATCGTGTAGGCGGTACAATTGGTTCAACTTGGGGCAATGCAAACAATTGGGCAAGCGCAGCTGCTTCAGCAGGATATACTGTTAACAATACACCAAAAGCAGGCGCGATTTTACAAACTGCTTCAGGTCCTTTTGGTCATGTAGCATATGTAGAATCTGTAAATAGCAATGGTTCAATCACTGTTTCTGAAATGAATTATGGTCATGGCCCGGGTGTTGTTACATCACGTACGATTTCAGCAAGTGCAGCTGCAAGCTATAATTACATTCACTAA
- a CDS encoding PH domain-containing protein: MILDRVNPEDLFPTEKEGPAVLGIIEYEVQGQSEYEGAYIATNERLIMNVDMNGQFYYRNIPYEDISSVAYEDGVLWFDFEVGKIAMKEIKSQNVEAFIDYVKQYMK, from the coding sequence ATGATTCTTGATCGTGTGAATCCAGAAGATTTATTTCCAACTGAAAAAGAGGGACCAGCTGTATTAGGTATTATTGAATATGAGGTACAAGGACAAAGTGAATATGAAGGCGCATATATCGCAACGAATGAACGTCTGATTATGAACGTAGATATGAACGGGCAATTTTATTATCGAAATATTCCTTATGAAGATATTTCAAGTGTTGCTTACGAAGACGGCGTACTTTGGTTCGATTTTGAAGTGGGGAAAATCGCAATGAAAGAGATTAAGAGTCAAAATGTTGAGGCATTTATCGACTATGTTAAACAATATATGAAGTAA
- a CDS encoding N-acetylglucosaminidase, with amino-acid sequence MKAFIKKHPSRVFIIVILAVFFILLFINETTFFKNDKTVTFEEAFQRQVSQGIYHTKSNQNQFVEASNDDVKAAMRVKWRDSDLKYMDISEPVHLSEEEVNQMLKGKGILENQGKAFLEAQKATDVNVIYLVSHALIETGEGHSQLARGLKHGNQRYYNFFGIGAFDSHAVETGKSYAIEAKWTSPERAIKGGAHFVRDNYFKNGQITLYQMKWNPQNPGTNQYASDIDWPSKIAEHMQPYYDKFGIKKEDVRRDFYRKS; translated from the coding sequence ATGAAAGCTTTTATTAAAAAGCATCCATCTAGGGTGTTTATCATTGTCATTTTAGCTGTGTTTTTTATTTTGCTTTTTATAAATGAAACAACATTTTTTAAGAATGATAAAACAGTAACTTTTGAAGAAGCCTTTCAACGTCAAGTAAGTCAGGGGATTTATCATACGAAGTCCAATCAAAATCAATTCGTTGAAGCGAGCAATGATGATGTGAAAGCTGCGATGCGCGTCAAATGGCGTGATTCTGATTTAAAGTATATGGATATTTCAGAACCGGTTCATTTATCTGAAGAAGAAGTGAATCAAATGTTAAAAGGTAAAGGTATATTAGAAAATCAAGGTAAAGCATTTTTAGAGGCGCAAAAAGCAACAGATGTAAATGTTATTTACCTAGTTAGCCATGCGTTAATTGAGACAGGTGAGGGACATTCGCAACTTGCCCGTGGTCTGAAACATGGTAATCAACGTTATTACAATTTTTTCGGTATTGGCGCGTTTGATAGTCATGCGGTTGAGACTGGAAAGAGTTACGCAATTGAAGCGAAATGGACTTCTCCTGAACGTGCGATAAAAGGTGGCGCTCATTTTGTTAGAGATAACTATTTTAAAAACGGTCAAATTACGCTATATCAGATGAAATGGAATCCACAAAACCCAGGCACGAATCAATATGCGAGTGATATTGATTGGCCTTCGAAAATTGCAGAACATATGCAACCATATTATGATAAATTTGGCATAAAAAAAGAAGATGTCCGGAGAGATTTTTATCGAAAATCATAG
- a CDS encoding CHAP domain-containing protein gives MLKKIATITTLTAGVGAAAIGLNHQEADAAEGSYQYTWNYNYNTNGGTTQYDYTSNNAASYTNGSNTTTTSTSTHSKGVTSAGNLYTAGQCTWYVYDKVGGSIGSTWGNANSWASAAAAAGFTVDHTPEKGAIMQSSEGPMGHVAYVESVNEDGSITVSEMNYDGGPFNISERTISASEVGSYSFIHIN, from the coding sequence ATGTTAAAGAAAATCGCTACAATAACAACATTAACAGCAGGAGTAGGTGCAGCAGCAATTGGTTTAAATCACCAAGAAGCGGATGCAGCTGAAGGTAGCTATCAATATACATGGAATTACAATTATAATACGAATGGTGGAACAACACAGTACGATTACACATCAAATAATGCCGCTTCATATACAAATGGTTCAAACACTACAACAACTTCAACATCAACACATTCTAAAGGTGTGACTTCTGCTGGTAATTTATACACAGCAGGTCAATGTACTTGGTATGTTTATGACAAAGTTGGCGGTTCGATCGGCTCAACTTGGGGTAACGCAAACAGTTGGGCAAGCGCAGCCGCTGCGGCTGGATTTACGGTAGACCATACTCCTGAAAAAGGTGCAATCATGCAATCTTCTGAAGGACCAATGGGACACGTGGCATATGTTGAATCTGTTAATGAAGACGGTTCAATTACTGTTTCTGAAATGAATTATGATGGTGGACCATTCAATATAAGTGAGCGTACAATTTCGGCTAGCGAAGTTGGTTCATACAGCTTTATTCACATAAATTAA
- a CDS encoding LLM class flavin-dependent oxidoreductase — protein MKIELGLSSFADNHEIYTEEGSFPAISNAERIRNIVEEIQVADEVGLDVYGLGEHHRHDYAVSSPATVLAAAASTTKNIKLSSAVTVLSSDDPVRVYQQFSTVDAISNGRAEIMAGRGSFIESFPLFGYDLKDYEQLFDEKLQLLMEINQNEIVHWEGHLRSSIHGLGVYPRADKTMPIWLATGGTPESSLKAGSLGLPITYAIIGGNPKRFARNVAMYKAMAESHGYQSKDLRIASHSWGYIADTDEKAQIEYMPSTEAHYNIIAKERGWPPFTYEHFQREIGSNGAMYVGSPETVAQKIIETIEALGLTRFMLHLPIGSMPHERTLKAIRLFGEKVKPIVDEYFENK, from the coding sequence ATGAAAATAGAATTAGGGTTAAGTTCATTTGCAGATAATCACGAAATTTATACCGAAGAGGGTTCATTTCCTGCAATTTCAAATGCTGAGCGTATTCGGAACATTGTTGAAGAGATTCAAGTTGCCGATGAGGTCGGATTAGATGTATATGGATTGGGAGAACATCATCGTCATGATTATGCAGTTTCTAGCCCAGCTACCGTGCTAGCAGCGGCAGCTTCAACAACGAAAAATATTAAATTATCTTCTGCGGTAACAGTTTTATCGTCAGACGATCCAGTACGTGTATATCAACAATTTTCAACAGTAGACGCTATTTCTAATGGACGTGCTGAAATTATGGCAGGACGAGGTTCATTTATCGAATCTTTTCCGTTATTTGGCTATGATTTGAAAGATTATGAACAATTATTTGACGAAAAATTACAGCTATTAATGGAAATTAATCAAAATGAAATTGTACATTGGGAAGGTCATCTAAGATCAAGTATTCATGGTTTAGGAGTTTATCCAAGAGCGGATAAAACAATGCCAATTTGGCTTGCTACAGGCGGTACACCTGAGTCTTCCCTTAAAGCAGGATCACTGGGTCTACCGATTACGTATGCGATTATAGGTGGCAACCCTAAACGTTTTGCGAGAAATGTTGCGATGTATAAAGCAATGGCCGAGTCTCATGGATATCAATCTAAAGATTTACGCATTGCGTCACACTCTTGGGGGTATATTGCAGATACAGATGAAAAAGCACAAATAGAATATATGCCGTCGACTGAAGCACATTACAATATCATCGCCAAAGAACGCGGATGGCCACCATTTACGTATGAACACTTTCAAAGAGAAATTGGTTCGAATGGGGCAATGTATGTAGGTAGTCCAGAAACAGTTGCGCAAAAAATAATAGAGACGATTGAAGCATTGGGACTAACGCGATTTATGTTACATTTACCAATTGGTTCTATGCCACATGAACGCACGCTTAAAGCGATTCGTTTATTTGGTGAAAAAGTAAAACCCATTGTAGATGAATATTTTGAAAACAAATAA
- a CDS encoding transcriptional regulator, SarA/Rot family, with translation MKEFIEITRTTKEVFSNIKKEHALTYEELYILVHLHENELPAYNVKDIITVSNFKPYYITKALQKLKENGYLSKKRNEHDERTVIIEVSQEQYQKIKQLFNEIEAQF, from the coding sequence ATGAAAGAATTCATTGAGATTACACGTACAACAAAAGAAGTATTTAGCAACATTAAGAAAGAACATGCACTTACATACGAAGAATTGTATATTCTTGTGCATCTGCATGAAAACGAATTGCCAGCGTATAATGTTAAAGACATCATCACAGTATCCAATTTTAAACCGTATTATATTACTAAAGCCCTCCAAAAACTTAAAGAAAATGGCTATTTATCTAAAAAGCGCAATGAACATGATGAACGGACGGTTATTATTGAAGTTTCACAAGAACAGTATCAAAAGATCAAACAGCTTTTTAACGAAATTGAAGCTCAGTTTTAA
- a CDS encoding DUF4870 domain-containing protein gives MTHYDEIKNGTVSSPGGVYPTEEERLMAVLIYVTSFFTTILGPLLIWLIKYENSKFVDVTGKNYFNFIISYTLWTILASILIIVLIGLFALPIILLLSFIFHIVAIVKAYNGEDYLPPLSIRFFK, from the coding sequence ATGACTCACTATGATGAAATAAAGAATGGTACGGTTTCTTCCCCTGGTGGTGTATATCCGACTGAAGAAGAACGTTTAATGGCCGTACTTATTTATGTAACATCATTCTTCACTACAATTTTAGGGCCATTGCTCATTTGGCTTATAAAATACGAGAACTCAAAATTTGTGGATGTTACGGGTAAAAACTACTTTAATTTTATAATCTCTTATACACTTTGGACCATTTTAGCTAGTATACTAATCATTGTTTTAATTGGACTTTTTGCTTTACCTATTATCCTTTTATTATCATTTATTTTTCACATTGTTGCGATTGTTAAAGCTTATAATGGCGAAGATTATTTGCCACCACTTTCAATTCGTTTCTTCAAATAA
- a CDS encoding NAD(P)-dependent oxidoreductase, whose translation MKKIFVAGPIPDAGLKLLNEHFEVEVYEGKGIISKEDLKRGVENAFGLVSLLSTNVDQDVIDSGKQLAFIANYGAGFNNVDIDYAKSKGIGVSNTPKASTNATAELTMGILLAVARRIPEGDQLMRHEGFDGWAPHFFRGREVSGKTIGIIGLGEIGSAVARRAKGFDMEILYTGPHRKEDKEQALDATYVDLETLLQSADFVVINAAYNPSMEHMIDEAQLKCMKPTSYLINASRGPIVHEKALLEALQNKTIEGAALDVYEFEPEITEGLKTLDNVVITPHIGNATYEARDMMAKIVAQNLIKKANGETPDYIVNA comes from the coding sequence ATGAAAAAAATATTTGTTGCTGGTCCTATTCCAGATGCTGGCCTTAAGTTATTAAATGAACATTTTGAGGTTGAAGTCTATGAAGGAAAGGGCATTATTAGTAAAGAGGACTTAAAGCGAGGCGTCGAAAATGCTTTTGGTCTTGTAAGCTTATTATCTACAAACGTCGATCAAGACGTAATTGATAGTGGAAAACAGTTGGCTTTCATCGCTAATTATGGCGCAGGTTTTAATAATGTAGATATTGACTATGCTAAATCAAAAGGCATCGGCGTATCCAATACACCTAAAGCATCTACTAATGCAACTGCAGAATTAACGATGGGGATTTTACTTGCTGTTGCACGCCGTATTCCTGAAGGCGACCAATTAATGCGTCACGAAGGCTTTGATGGCTGGGCGCCACATTTCTTCCGAGGACGTGAAGTGTCAGGTAAAACGATTGGCATTATCGGCCTAGGTGAAATCGGTAGCGCCGTGGCACGTAGAGCTAAGGGATTTGATATGGAAATTTTATATACAGGTCCACATCGCAAAGAAGATAAAGAGCAAGCGCTTGATGCAACTTACGTGGATTTAGAAACGCTACTTCAAAGTGCAGATTTTGTTGTTATCAATGCAGCGTATAACCCTTCTATGGAACATATGATTGATGAAGCTCAATTAAAATGCATGAAACCAACAAGCTACCTTATCAACGCCTCTAGAGGCCCTATTGTTCATGAAAAAGCATTACTTGAAGCCTTACAAAACAAAACCATTGAAGGTGCTGCACTCGATGTATATGAATTCGAACCTGAGATTACAGAAGGCTTAAAAACTTTAGATAACGTTGTCATTACACCACATATTGGTAACGCCACTTACGAAGCTCGTGATATGATGGCTAAAATTGTAGCTCAAAACTTAATTAAAAAAGCGAATGGTGAAACACCTGACTATATCGTTAATGCATAA